TACCGGCTCCAGGGGATCAGGGAACAACGCGATATACCGGCTATAAGATACGTGAGACGCCGGGTAGTTTTCGGCAGCCTGGTACATCTCGGCAGCCGTAATCAGCGCTTCACGCCTTGTTGATTCGTCACTCGGGCCGGTTGCAAGCCGTTCAAACTCGACAGCGGCCCGGTCAAATTGCTTCATCTCCCGGAATACCACGGCGAGTCTTGATGTAGCATCAATGGCCAGCTTATGACCACCGAACATGCTCCGGAAAGATTGCAGCGCCAGCGCTGCTTCCGGCCAGCGTTGCAGCTGAATCAGGATTGACGCTGCATCAAAGTCTGCTGTTGGGCGGATATCGGAACCAGGCGCCGATTTTGCGACGCGGGCAAAATGTCCGAGGGCGCGCTCAGGATCAGCATCGGCCACTGCCTGCTCACCCTGACGATAGATAGAGGCCGCCAGGTTATTAATCAGCTTGTCTCGCTCAGGGTCTTTTGGATTGGTAAGACGCACTGCCTTGCGGTATGCCTGCTCCGCCAGGACATGGTTCTTGCTGTCGAACTCGGCATGGGCAATCACGAGCCAGGCCGAACGACGCATTCCCTTTTCCGCCTTTGGATACTCATCAAGCAATCGTCGCGCTACCTGGTTGGCCATCGGGTAGTTTCCTGACTGAAAATAATCTTCGGCTACCGCGGCCAGTATCATCGGCACCTTGTCGAAACCCCGGAATGAGTCGGCAAACTTTAGTGAAACAGCGATAATCTTTTCCCGCGCGCCAGGCTGATCTGCAGCAGGTAATTGTTCGTAACCCTGGCGATATGCAGACACGGCGGCATAACCGGCATCGCGGGCCCGGCCATGCACACCATAGCTGTAGGCGGTTCGCTCGAATTCCGCCCCTGCCTGCGCATAATGCTTGCCACCGAGCAACATCTCGGCGAGGCGATAATTCATCTCCGGAGCCATGGCATCATCAGGGAGCGATGACAGGAACTGCGTATACCACATGATTGCCTGCTCAAGATTTTCCGAATGGTTTTTTGCAAAACGCTTGTCCTGGTACAAGGCATGGTAGTGGCCGGCAAGCTCGGACAAGGTATTTTTCAGATGACCGACAACATCGTTGTACGCGCGAATGTCATTATGCTTCCAGTATTCCGAATACAATCCATAAGCTAAAGCAAACTGTTTTCTCGCCTCCAGCACATAACCGCTGAACCCGCCTTTCTTGTAGACATCGGCAATACGAAGGTGGAGATAAGGTGACTTGGGATGATACGGGTACTGTCTGATAAACGCACGGTAGGTTTCTGCCGCGTCATTGTAACGACGTGTAGCCAGGTAGTGCTCGGCAAGGTGCCTGTATATGCCTTCCTCGTAACTACGGTTACCGTTTTCCCTGAAATACCCGGCAACCGATTCAGCGCCACCAAGACTGGAAAAACTGAGACTGATGGCCCGGTAGATATCTTCCATGCGCACCGGGTCGGTCGACGTGACCGTGGAATCTCGACTACCGGTTTTCCCGGTCTCGTGATCAAGCAAGGCGATAAAGAATTTCAATGCAGCCTGGTAACGTTGTTGCCGGTAGCTGGTCCAGCCCGCCTTGCCCAGTGCAAGCTCAAAGTAGGAAGACGCCGGTCCGCTGGCGATTATGGCCTGGTATGCGGCGTTTGCCTGGTCATACCGTTTGCGGGCAAAGTAATATTCACCCAACCGAAACCTGGCTTCATCGATATAGGCTGACCCGGGGAAGCGCGCTTCCATCTGATGCAAAATACTGATCGCTTCTTCCGTGTTACCGAGTTCCTCATAGGCGCGTGATAACTGGTACAGCACCCGGTCGTTGTATTCAAAATCAGGGAACCGTTTCAATACACTTTTATACAAACCAATTGCTTCAAGCGCACCGGTTCTGCCCGGATCTACAACAACATTACCCGGCAATTTTTCGGGCAGGGAGTCAGCTGACAATTTTTTCCTGCTGACAGCTGTCACGCGGCGTTCGAATGCGTCACCTGATTCGCGCTTGATGGCTGGCGCTGGGTCGGCTGAATCCTTGACCTGCGGAACCGGCGCGTCACCTGCCTGCAACATGCGCTCCCGGTATTCCCTGGCCTGTTCAATTTTCAGATCGGCCAGCCGTCGTATGGCTTCCGGTGCGATCTTCGTGTGTGAATCCTGCTCGAGATATCGCTGGTAATTTTCTACAGCCTTTTCAGTGCTGTGTTCGATCTTCTCATCTTTCAGTTCAATCTTGACATCATCAAGCCCGGCCAACGTTTGACGACGATCGGCTGAAACACAACCAGCCATTGCGACAATCAGAAGAACCGGCAGAGCACGAATAACATTCATAAGTTGCCTGCCACTATCCACCTCGTGCGCGATCATAGCTCCTGGCCAGTTCAAAGCGTGCCTTGACCTGGTGAGCCTTGAGTTGTTTTATCCGCCGATCAATTTCGGTTATTGCCATATCAGTCAGCTGCTGTCGCTGTTGACTGATCAGCAACGCTGTTGCCGGAATTGCCTTGCTGATTCTTGAAGCCAGCGCGTTTAACTGGTCGTCATAGCCTTCGTAAGTATCCAGCAAAACCTGCCTGGCGCTGACAACAGCATGATGGCGCAACTTCAGGCTTTCCAGCTCGCTATCCAGCTGGTTCCAGCCTTGCTGGGCCAGCTGCCTCCTTGCGTCATAGTCGGTCAGCACCTGCCAGCGTATCAGGCCGGACAGGCGATCAAGCCGGCGCCGGTAGTCAGACGCGCTGGTTCCGCTGCCCGCATTCGCGTGCAGCAACCGGATTCTGTCCATATCTTTTTGTTCAACGGCGCTGACAAATAATCCCGGATCAGACTGATCGTTCAGCGAACTCAACTGGCCGTAGATCCGGTGTCGACTGGCAAACTGCATGGACATTCGCGCCGCCAGTAGCTCAAAGTCCTTGTCAATCCCGGGCAGAAATCGATCGTAATAATCTTTTCTGGCGCGAATCATCTCCTGGTAATACACCACATCCCGGCGCCAGGTTTGCAGGCGCTCATTCAGCTCCTCAAGATCAAGAAGATTTCCGAATGCCTCCTGCGCGTCATGGTTCGCCATTAACTTGGCCAGGTAGTGGTTCTCTGGGGAATTGCCCACGGAATCGAGACGAATCGCCCAGGTACCGGCCTGCTTCAACCGCTCTTTGATGAGGTGTCTGAAAAAAGTACCGGCCAGAATATTGGAGCGTGATGTTTCAAGGCGCGACATCTCCGAGTCAAAAGCCTTGATCGCCTTCTCATACATGAGTGCTGCCTTGCCATGCAATCCGAGCTTGCCATATGCGTAGCCAATACCAAGCAGCGCTTCCTGCACACCCATGTCCGCGAGCACGCGCCCGGCAAGTTCGTTCCAGGAAACAATCGCGCGATCGTAGCGCTTCAGTGCAACGTCAGCCCAGCCCAGCCCGAGCAGAGCCCGGTTGGAAAAAGGACCTTCCAGCCTGACGCGCACGAGACTGGCCCGGGCCTGCTCCGGTCGATTCAGTTCCAGCAGGCGGAAACCAAGAGCCAGTGCCGCCTTGTCACGAATGGAGTGTGATGCCTCTGTATCAGAACCTGTATCAGCAACCTTTTCGAGATAACGAATGCTTTTTTCGTCCAGGCCAAGTCTTGCATAGGCCACGCCCAGGTTGTAGGAAGCAAAACCTGCGTAACGATCATTGTCCAGCAATGGCTCAAGCAGTGTTATCGCTTCCTTGTTCCTGTCGTTTATGATCAGGACCAGCGCCTTTTGAAATGTGATATCCGCCTTTGATGCAACTGGCAACCGGCCCGATATCCGGTCAACCACAGCCAATGCTTGCGCACGCTGGTCTTTTCGCAACAAGGTCTGGCCCAGCTGATGCAGGGCAAAATCACGATCCACGCCATCAAGACCGGCGTCTTCAGCGACCTTGATGGCACCCGCTGCACGTTCATGCAAGCGGTACTTGAGAGAAAAACTGCCCACGGTGAAATCAGGGCGATTGGCCTCATACCGCAAAACACCAAGCTTGTTCTGGTCGAGCCAGAAATTCCGGCCCAGGCCCGATTCAAGCCTGACCAATGCATCAAAATCATGGCCAAGAAATGATTGATACAGGGCTTCGCCAACATACAAATCCGGCGGAACGCGGGTATCCGCAGCGGCCGGCAGGATTGTAAGCATGCCCAGGTACACCACCAGTGTGTTTCGCAGATTGCTCACAGCCTAGCGCTCAAAAAACTCGATACCGTTTTCCTGTTCCAGGCTCGCCAGCCGAATCTCGATAATTGCCGGGTGCACGCCCTTTACCACGGTATAACTGATTCGGCGCTGCGCAGTCTGGTTATTGGACAGCCTGCCGACCACGTGCAGGTCAAGCTTGTGCTCACGAAGCTTGATATTGCCGGTATAGAGTCGCTGAACGCCGCCATTTTTAAGTGCACTGATCTCCATTGGTGCATACTTGTGGTGTATCACTTCCTTGCCATCGATACTGATGGCCAGCGAAGCAAGGTCAAACGGTCCGCCATCTTTCAGGGATAAATAGATTGCGATCTGGGTATAGGCCGGGTACAGCAGCCTGTCTTCAAGTGTTTGCAGCTCGGTACCGATATCTAGAACTTCTTCCTTGGCCTTGCGCACCTGCTCATCCAGCCCTTTCGCTTGATCGGCGAGCGTCGCCAGGGGGAGACCGGCGATAAGAATTCCTGCTACACATACCGCGACTACCTGCAACAATCCGCTCTTGGCGATACTGGACACCACACCACTCCCTAATAGTTATTTTCGTTATAAATTGTAGCGCATCCGGGAAAATTTCCGACGCGTTAATGGGTCGCCCGGCATCAGCAATACCAAGTTATTGTTTTCAGAAGGGATTTACGGGTTTCTCCGGCCAGTTTAGCTTAGTTCAGCCATCGCTTTCAGGAAAACATCGTTTTCTTCAGGTGTGCCGATGGTGGTGCGCAAGCAATTCTCGAGCAGCGGGTCGGCGTGGGACAGGTTTTTGATCAGCACACCCGCCTGTTTCAGTGACTCATGCACCGCATCGCCGGCAGCGTGGCGGGAGCGGAACAGGATGAAGTTGGCCTCGCTGGGCCAAGCCTGGATGTCCGGCATGTGTGACAGTGCATCAAAAACACGCTGCCGCTCGGAAACAATGGCAGCGGTCTGCTCGTGCAGAAAACGGGCATTGTCCAGGGCAAACTCGGCACCGGTCTGGGTCAGGCTGTTCACGTTATAGGGCATGCGCACCTTGTCGAATTCCTGCAACCAGCGGCCATCGCCGGCCAGCAGACCCAGGCGCAACCCGGCGAGACCCAATTTGGAGACAGTGCGCATCACCACAACATTGTCATAACCGGCCAATCGCGACATCCATGAGTCCGAGGCAAACGCGTAATAAGCTTCGTCGATAACAACAAGGCCATTGGCTGCACGGATTATGGCTTCCATCTGTTCACGGGCGAACAGGTTGCCGGTGGGATTGTTGGGATACGCCAGGAATATGACTGCCGGATCATGCTGTTCAATGGCAGCGAGCATGGCAGGCAGATCAAGCGCGAAATCATCAGCCCGCAACGGCACGCCGACATGTTTCATGCCAACAAAACGCGCAGTCATGTCGTACATGACAAATCCGGGAACCGGTGACATGACTACCGCCCCCGGTCGCGCCATGGCCAGCATGATCATCTGGATGATTTCATCAGAGCCGTTGCCTAACAGGATTTCTGCTTCGTCGGGCACGGCCATTTCCCGGCGCAGCCCCGGTCGCAGTTGTTGCGCCGACGGGTCCGGGTAACGGTTGATATCGGTCTGCACCAGCTTGTCGGCCCAGGCGCGCTTGAGATCCTCCGGCCATGGATACGGGTTCTCCATGGCATCAAGCTTGATCAGGTCGCCGGGATCGGCAACACCATAGGCTTTTAATGCCCGAATCTCGGGACGCACCAGTTGTTCGATACGCTTGTTAATGTCGGTCATGATGGCCTATAGCAACAGGCTTTTGCCGTTGGCTGTTCTATTTGCGGATGCGGTATTCAGCTGAACGCGCGTGCGCAGTCAGGCCCTCGCCATGAGCCAGGACTGATGCAGTACGACCCAGCCGGTCTGCGCCTTCGGCAGAACAGCCAATCAGGCTGGTACGCTTCTGAAAGTCGTACACGCCCAGCGGTGAACTGAACCGCGCCGTACCGGACGTGGGCAGCACATGGTTGGGCCCGGCGCAGTAGTCGCCCAGGGCTTCGGCAGTATAGCGGCCCATGAAAATGGCACCGGCATGACGAATTTTTTTTGCATACTCGCGCGCATCATCCATGGATAACTCGAGATGTTCAGGCGCGATACGGTTGGTCAATGCCGCCGCTTCATCCAGGTCACGACAAACAATGATGGCGCCGCGACCCTCGATGGAGGCGCGAATAATATCCGCTCTCGGCATTTCGGCAAGCAGGCGCGTCATGGCCGCGGCCACGTTGTCGGCAAATGCCTGGTCCGGGGTCAGCAGGATAGCCTGTGCCAGCTCATCGTGTTCAGCTTGCGAAAACAAATCCATGGCCACCCAGTCGGCATCAGTCTTGCCATCACAGATCACGGCAATTTCTGACGGCCCGGCAATCATGTCGATGTCCACCTGGCCGAACACCATACGCTTGGCCGTGGCAACATAGATATTGCCGGGACCAACAATCTTGTCTACCTGCGGAATGGTATCCGTACCAAACGCCAGCGCGGCGACAGCCTGGGCACCACCGACGGCAAACACGCGATCAACGCCGGCAATATGCGCGGCAGCCAGGACCATGTCATTGACTTCACCGCCAGGCGTTGGCACTACCATGATGAGTTCAGCGACACCAGCGACCTTGGCCGGGATGGCATTCATCAATACCGAAGAAGGATAAGCGGCCTTGCCACCAGGTACGTATAGCCCGGCACGATCAAGCGGTGTTACCTGCTGACCCAGTACCGTGCCATCAGCCTCGGTATATTCCCAGGAATCGATGCGCTGCCTTTCGTGATAACTGCGTACACGTTCCGCGGCTTGCTCCAGGGCCCGGCGCTGATCTTCAGGCAGGCGCTCGGCGGCGGCACGCAAGGCATCAACACTGATTTCCAGGTCAGCCGCATTGGCAACTTCGAGGCGATCAAACTTCTGTGTGTATTCAAGCACAGCCGCGTCACCGCGCGCCCGAACCGCGGCAATAATGTCGCGCACAACATCAGTAACGTCCTGGTCTTCACCGTGACTGCGATTAAGCAGGTCGGTAAACTCGGATTCAAAGTCCTGGTCAGTAGTGCGAAGCTGGCGAATATTCATGGCTGTTACGAAAGCGTTTCAACTGCCTGCGCCAGTTGATCCACCAGCGCTTTCAGTTTGTTGTGTTTCATTTTCATGGAAGCCTTGTTGGCCACCAGTCGTGAGCTGATATCGGCAATATGCTCCACTTCAACGAGGCCATTGGCCTTCATGGTATTGCCGGTACTGACCAGGTCAACGATACGATCGGACAGGCCTACCAGTGGCGCCAGTTCCATGGAACCGTAGAGCTTGATGATCTCGGTCTGAATACCCTTGGCGGCAAAATGGCGCTTGGCAATATTCACGTACTTGGTGGCAATGCGCAGGCGCGTCCACTTGCTCGGATCATCGGTGCGCGCCATTTCCCTCGGCTCAGCAACCATGAGTCGGCACGGTGCCAGCTTGAGATCGAGTAACTCGTACAAGCCATCGCCGTCAAATTCCATCAACACGTCCTTGCCGGCAATGCCAAGGTCTGCAGCACCGTACTGCACGTAGGTGGGCACATCAGTAGCACGAATCAGCGTGAACTTTACATCCGGGCGATTGGTATCAAAGATCAGCTTGCGGCTCCTGTTCATGTCCTCAAGCGGTTCGATACCGGCATGCGCCAGCAGCGGCAGCGTATCGTCAAGGATACGACCCTTGGACAGTGCGATATTGATGATTTCGGCGCTATTCATCCGTCAGCACTCGCTACCCGGCCATTTGTTTCTTTGAGCCTTCGGGTACCGGCTT
The nucleotide sequence above comes from Gammaproteobacteria bacterium. Encoded proteins:
- the hisD gene encoding histidinol dehydrogenase — protein: MNIRQLRTTDQDFESEFTDLLNRSHGEDQDVTDVVRDIIAAVRARGDAAVLEYTQKFDRLEVANAADLEISVDALRAAAERLPEDQRRALEQAAERVRSYHERQRIDSWEYTEADGTVLGQQVTPLDRAGLYVPGGKAAYPSSVLMNAIPAKVAGVAELIMVVPTPGGEVNDMVLAAAHIAGVDRVFAVGGAQAVAALAFGTDTIPQVDKIVGPGNIYVATAKRMVFGQVDIDMIAGPSEIAVICDGKTDADWVAMDLFSQAEHDELAQAILLTPDQAFADNVAAAMTRLLAEMPRADIIRASIEGRGAIIVCRDLDEAAALTNRIAPEHLELSMDDAREYAKKIRHAGAIFMGRYTAEALGDYCAGPNHVLPTSGTARFSSPLGVYDFQKRTSLIGCSAEGADRLGRTASVLAHGEGLTAHARSAEYRIRK
- a CDS encoding tetratricopeptide repeat protein, which gives rise to MIAHEVDSGRQLMNVIRALPVLLIVAMAGCVSADRRQTLAGLDDVKIELKDEKIEHSTEKAVENYQRYLEQDSHTKIAPEAIRRLADLKIEQAREYRERMLQAGDAPVPQVKDSADPAPAIKRESGDAFERRVTAVSRKKLSADSLPEKLPGNVVVDPGRTGALEAIGLYKSVLKRFPDFEYNDRVLYQLSRAYEELGNTEEAISILHQMEARFPGSAYIDEARFRLGEYYFARKRYDQANAAYQAIIASGPASSYFELALGKAGWTSYRQQRYQAALKFFIALLDHETGKTGSRDSTVTSTDPVRMEDIYRAISLSFSSLGGAESVAGYFRENGNRSYEEGIYRHLAEHYLATRRYNDAAETYRAFIRQYPYHPKSPYLHLRIADVYKKGGFSGYVLEARKQFALAYGLYSEYWKHNDIRAYNDVVGHLKNTLSELAGHYHALYQDKRFAKNHSENLEQAIMWYTQFLSSLPDDAMAPEMNYRLAEMLLGGKHYAQAGAEFERTAYSYGVHGRARDAGYAAVSAYRQGYEQLPAADQPGAREKIIAVSLKFADSFRGFDKVPMILAAVAEDYFQSGNYPMANQVARRLLDEYPKAEKGMRRSAWLVIAHAEFDSKNHVLAEQAYRKAVRLTNPKDPERDKLINNLAASIYRQGEQAVADADPERALGHFARVAKSAPGSDIRPTADFDAASILIQLQRWPEAALALQSFRSMFGGHKLAIDATSRLAVVFREMKQFDRAAVEFERLATGPSDESTRREALITAAEMYQAAENYPASHVSYSRYIALFPDPLEPVLEARFRIAGLYQLQGKHDAYLADLKKFIETEAGAGEKRTERTRYLAASAQLVFIEPEYEKFVAMRLAQPFRKMLQLKKNQMVHTVELCNRLLDYRVAEFTAAATYYIGDMYYRLARAMAESERPGRLSKIEAEEYELALEDQVYQVEEKAIAVHAKNRELLALGVLSPWLQKSMDRLAEMMPARYARTESETGYMQSMEVFEYHFSPVGETAAAGQPRAADANDSGAGSPGPQAGK
- the hisG gene encoding ATP phosphoribosyltransferase is translated as MNSAEIINIALSKGRILDDTLPLLAHAGIEPLEDMNRSRKLIFDTNRPDVKFTLIRATDVPTYVQYGAADLGIAGKDVLMEFDGDGLYELLDLKLAPCRLMVAEPREMARTDDPSKWTRLRIATKYVNIAKRHFAAKGIQTEIIKLYGSMELAPLVGLSDRIVDLVSTGNTMKANGLVEVEHIADISSRLVANKASMKMKHNKLKALVDQLAQAVETLS
- the hisC gene encoding histidinol-phosphate transaminase, with translation MTDINKRIEQLVRPEIRALKAYGVADPGDLIKLDAMENPYPWPEDLKRAWADKLVQTDINRYPDPSAQQLRPGLRREMAVPDEAEILLGNGSDEIIQMIMLAMARPGAVVMSPVPGFVMYDMTARFVGMKHVGVPLRADDFALDLPAMLAAIEQHDPAVIFLAYPNNPTGNLFAREQMEAIIRAANGLVVIDEAYYAFASDSWMSRLAGYDNVVVMRTVSKLGLAGLRLGLLAGDGRWLQEFDKVRMPYNVNSLTQTGAEFALDNARFLHEQTAAIVSERQRVFDALSHMPDIQAWPSEANFILFRSRHAAGDAVHESLKQAGVLIKNLSHADPLLENCLRTTIGTPEENDVFLKAMAELS